A window from Littorina saxatilis isolate snail1 linkage group LG9, US_GU_Lsax_2.0, whole genome shotgun sequence encodes these proteins:
- the LOC138975301 gene encoding uncharacterized protein translates to MATTTRRPASTFSFDGETNCPRCDRLCLGASILPCGHVTCASCLRHLQHHKSPCPFCGKRIPASGEETDRLGKDLVLQDLVNEQLVTQGQRPCQVCRQRGAAFICQDCREMYCHVCSDAHKQMQVSSNHNQQILPHLLPKPLGLVSPHRVGETMSPQSGVMNTSLVGGPHTFRAEDFRTPRTERILRQREDVTRRLSGGSFHSSSSVVNLPYTHRGDKPKVDRLVLPDDPPDSEVISIRATDSLVNLPTHRTHNHHSPSPRLKPAKQQTRTTKHRHEWVNNQIRLLRESAASVGEVAEAAAQFSLVAHQLSQETRRKQAFLNEYAERLLNSDVREDGESQFYVRGLSSVDSEAEMRWEDLERRLNEVRRTSAKFNNVETLQTRFSKLMLTINKASRSSDPLTASPKRVFETQAVTDKDVHTPFITDVLTTQDGRLIMADAYNKMVKLATLVEPAIVTSCLRLESEPGCLALLRDGVLAVTAKRKTIFFVDVERRLGIRSQCNTARQYVGVASTPDSDDALLVSCWQNGERAASVDVIRRDGSVLRTVTNGNSLTGLASPRQMCVTDGNVLVPDFEKQCVYRVELTTGNLVNVLTHKQLVKPIEVAADQHRNVYVVSCDNQCVLVRSPSGEWRRLLHGAEHGSRGCVKPFALCLTDSGIVVSWARLHSDNSVAYSLVIGYDFV, encoded by the exons ATGGCGACGACTACAAGGCGTCCGGCCTCGACCTTCAGTTTTGATGGCGAGACAAACTGTCCCAGATGCGATCGTCTCTGTCTCGGAGCCAGCATTCTCCCGTGCGGTCACGTGACCTGCGCGAGCTGCTTGCGTCACCTGCAGCACCACAAGAGCCCCTGTCCCTTCTGCGGGAAGCGCATCCCTGCAAGTGGGGAGGAAACAGACCGGCTGGGGAAAGACCTTGTGTTGCAG GATCTGGTGAACGAGCAGTTGGTGACCCAGGGCCAGAGGCCGTGTCAGGTGTGTCGGCAACGAGGGGCCGCGTTCATTTGCCAGGACTGTCGGGAGATGTACTGCCACGTCTGCTCCGACGCCCACAAGCAGATGCAGGTGTCCAGCAACCACAACCAGCAGATCTTGCCCCACCTGCTACCCAAACCGCTGGGATTGGTCAGCCCACACAGGGTTGGGGAGACCATGTCCCCTCAGTCCGGCGTGATGAACACGTCTTTGGTTGGCGGCCCCCACACCTTCAGAGCCGAGGACTTCCGCACGCCCAGGACGGAGCGCATCCTCAGGCAGAGGGAGGACGTGACTCGCAGGCTGTCCGGGGGGTCCTTCCATTCCTCCAGCAGCGTCGTCAACCTGCCCTACACTCACCGCGGGGACAAGCCTAAAGTCGACCGCCTCGTGCTTCCCGACGACCCGCCGGACTCCGAAGTCATCTCCATCAGGGCCACAGACAGCTTGGTCAACTTACCCACGCACAGGACCCACAACCACCACAGCCCCAGCCCCAGGCTCAAACCCGCCAAGCAGCAGACCCGCACGACCAAGCACCGCCACGAGTGGGTCAACAACCAGATCCGACTCCTCAGAGAGTCGGCAGCCAGCGTGGGCGAGGTGGCAGAGGCTGCCGCGCAGTTCAGCCTCGTGGCACACCAGCTGTCGCAAGAAACGCGACGCAAGCAGGCCTTCCTGAACGAGTACGCCGAGAGACTGCTCAACTCCGACGTACGAGAGGACGGCGAATCGCAATTCTACGTGCGGGGCTTGAGCAGCGTGGACAGTGAGGCGGAGATGAGGTGGGAGGACCTGGAGAGACGCCTCAACGAGGTCCGCAGAACGAGCGCCAAGTTCAACAACGTGGAGACCCTGCAGACCCGCTTCTCCAAACTCATGCTCACCATCAACAAGGCCA GCAGGTCGTCAGACCCGCTGACCGCCTCACCCAAACGGGTGTTCGAGACGCAAGCCGTGACGGACAAGGACGTGCACACCCCCTTCATCACGGACGTGCTGACCACGCAGGACGGACGCCTCATCATGGCGGACGCCTACAACAAGATGGTCAAGCTTGCCACGCTGGTGGAACCGGCCATAGTGACCAGCTGTCTGAGGCTGGAGAGCGAGCCGGGGTGCCTGGCGCTGCTCCGTGACGGGGTGCTGGCCGTCACCGCCAAGCGGAAGACCATCTTCTTCGTGGACGTGGAGCGTAGGCTGGGGATCAGGTCCCAGTGCAACACCGCCAGGCAGTACGTGGGAGTGGCCAGCACGCCGGACTCGGACGACGCTTTGCTGGTCAGCTGCTGGCAGAACGGGGAGAGGGCGGCCAGCGTGGACGTCATCCGGCGTGACGGCAGCGTGCTGCGGACGGTCACCAACGGCAACTCGCTGACCGGGCTGGCGAGTCCGCGCCAGATGTGCGTGACGGACGGCAACGTGCTGGTGCCGGACTTCGAGAAGCAATGCGTGTACCGCGTGGAGCTGACCACCGGCAACCTGGTCAACGTCCTCACCCACAAGCAGCTGGTCAAGCCCATCGAGGTGGCTGCGGACCAGCACCGCAACGTGTACGTCGTAAGCTGCGACAACCAGTGCGTGTTGGTCAGATCGCCGTCCGGAGAGTGGAGACGCCTGCTGCATGGTGCAGAGCACGGATCGAGGGGCTGTGTGAAGCCTTTCGCCCTCTGTCTGACGGACTCCGGTATCGTCGTGTCCTGGGCCAGGCTTCACTCCGACAATAGTGTTGCTTACAGTTTGGTTATAGGCTACGACTTTGTGTAG